Proteins from one Lachnospiraceae bacterium KGMB03038 genomic window:
- a CDS encoding GNAT family N-acetyltransferase — MKIRKLERQEHGNTRPLYETVFTEDSKSFVDYYYTEKTRDNQIYVAEEDGGIRAMLHLNPYTLMVNGVRKEANYIVAVATQKEYRGRRYMARLLERSLRDMYRAGEIFTFLMPAAEAIYLPHDFRTVYEQERKFYEETSETPEISISQAKEEDLESLSLAANTWLERNYQVYALRDAGYYRRLMKEYESDGGRLMVYRKEGQIVDCRPYMPGENGKEKPKIMIRIVDARRMLMSLRLKSLMAVCFCIEDPIIPENNRCLTLTGTEFSGIMLMESPKENSEGTIPIAALGSFLFGAVSAEELCREEGVEMTERMKNELKKIQPLTRLYLNETV; from the coding sequence ATGAAGATCAGAAAGCTGGAAAGGCAGGAACATGGAAATACACGTCCTCTGTATGAAACTGTTTTTACAGAAGACAGTAAGAGCTTTGTAGATTACTACTATACAGAAAAGACAAGAGACAATCAGATTTATGTCGCGGAAGAAGATGGAGGGATCCGCGCCATGCTCCATTTGAATCCCTACACGCTGATGGTCAACGGAGTCAGAAAAGAGGCAAACTATATCGTTGCGGTGGCAACGCAGAAAGAATATCGAGGAAGGCGCTACATGGCGAGGCTTCTTGAACGGTCTCTGCGGGACATGTACAGGGCGGGGGAAATCTTTACATTTCTCATGCCGGCGGCAGAAGCGATCTACCTGCCTCACGACTTCCGGACGGTGTATGAGCAGGAACGGAAATTTTATGAAGAAACCTCAGAGACTCCGGAGATTTCCATATCTCAGGCCAAAGAAGAGGATCTGGAGTCTCTTTCTTTGGCGGCGAATACCTGGCTGGAGCGAAATTATCAGGTGTATGCTCTCCGGGATGCGGGTTATTACCGGAGACTGATGAAAGAATACGAAAGTGACGGCGGCCGTCTGATGGTATATCGGAAAGAAGGGCAGATCGTAGACTGCCGGCCTTATATGCCTGGTGAAAACGGGAAAGAAAAGCCTAAGATCATGATCCGGATCGTGGACGCTCGCCGGATGCTGATGTCCCTGCGGCTGAAAAGCCTGATGGCCGTATGCTTCTGTATAGAGGATCCTATCATCCCGGAAAACAATCGGTGCCTGACCCTTACAGGGACCGAATTCTCCGGTATCATGCTGATGGAATCCCCCAAAGAAAACAGCGAAGGAACCATCCCGATCGCGGCGCTGGGAAGCTTCCTCTTTGGCGCCGTGAGCGCGGAAGAGCTCTGCCGGGAAGAAGGAGTAGAAATGACAGAGCGGATGAAAAACGAACTAAAAAAAATCCAGCCATTGACCAGACTCTATCTGAACGAGACCGTGTGA
- the cysE gene encoding serine O-acetyltransferase has translation MGMISYIREEIQVIRERDPAIKSNMEVFLYPSFKAILRYRMAHKLYLKKHYFLARWISQRAARKTGIEIHPGATIGKGLFIDHGSGVIIGETAELGDNITLYQGVTLGGTGKEQGKRHPTLKDNVMVSAGAKVLGSFTIGENSKIGAGSVVLKEVPPNCTVVGVPGRVVKMGDQRIPRMDMDQIHLPDPISNDIRELQADNLRLHSRILEMEKHMRCMQEQNIKILDEEEERNHEAV, from the coding sequence ATGGGTATGATATCTTATATCAGGGAAGAGATTCAGGTGATCCGGGAACGGGATCCTGCCATCAAGTCGAATATGGAGGTGTTCCTCTACCCCAGCTTTAAGGCGATCCTGCGCTACCGGATGGCCCATAAGCTGTATTTGAAGAAACACTATTTTCTGGCCCGGTGGATTTCCCAGAGGGCAGCCCGCAAGACGGGAATTGAGATCCATCCGGGAGCCACTATTGGAAAGGGACTGTTTATCGACCACGGCAGCGGCGTGATCATAGGAGAGACGGCGGAGCTGGGGGATAACATCACCTTATATCAAGGAGTGACTTTAGGAGGGACCGGAAAGGAACAGGGCAAGCGCCACCCTACCCTGAAGGATAATGTAATGGTGAGCGCGGGAGCCAAGGTCTTAGGTTCCTTTACCATCGGGGAAAATTCCAAGATCGGCGCCGGTTCTGTGGTCCTAAAGGAAGTGCCGCCCAATTGTACCGTGGTAGGCGTACCCGGCCGGGTGGTCAAAATGGGAGACCAGAGGATCCCCCGGATGGATATGGACCAGATCCATCTGCCGGACCCTATCAGCAACGATATCCGGGAGCTGCAGGCAGATAACCTGAGGCTGCACAGCAGGATCCTGGAAATGGAGAAGCATATGAGATGTATGCAGGAGCAAAACATCAAGATCTTAGATGAGGAGGAAGAACGAAACCATGAAGCTGTATAA
- a CDS encoding cysteine--tRNA ligase, which yields MKLYNTLTKQKEEFVPLEEGKVKMYVCGPTVYNFIHIGNARPMIVFDTVRRYFEYKGYDVNYVSNFTDVDDKIINKAIEEGVSAQEISERYIAECKKDMEGMNVKPATTHPLATQEICGMVEMIQTLIDKGYAYEKNGTVYFRTRQFKDYGKLSHKNLDDLRSGERSLLVTGEDEKEDPLDFVLWKPKKEGEPAWESPWSDGRPGWHIECSVMSKKYLGDQIDIHAGGEDLVFPHHENEIAQSEAANGKEFARYWMHNAFLNIDNRKMSKSLGNFRTVREISEQYDLQVLRFFMLSAHYRSPLNFSAELMEASKNGLERIVNAAENLKFYLKNAQTEKLTEEEEKAFAQTDGFVAAFEKAMDDDFNTADALAAVFDLVKFINTSAGENSSKAYLENLLKLLKKLTDVLGLIVDKKEELLDEEIENLIQERQAARKAKDFAKADAIRDELAQKGIILEDTREGVKWKKA from the coding sequence ATGAAGCTGTATAACACACTGACAAAGCAGAAAGAAGAATTTGTCCCACTGGAAGAGGGAAAGGTGAAAATGTATGTGTGCGGGCCTACCGTATACAATTTCATCCACATTGGAAACGCCAGGCCGATGATCGTCTTTGATACGGTAAGAAGATATTTTGAGTACAAGGGATACGATGTGAACTATGTTTCCAATTTTACTGATGTGGACGACAAGATCATCAACAAAGCGATCGAGGAAGGAGTTTCCGCCCAGGAGATTTCCGAGCGGTACATTGCCGAGTGCAAGAAAGATATGGAAGGCATGAACGTGAAACCGGCCACAACCCATCCTCTGGCCACTCAGGAGATCTGCGGAATGGTGGAGATGATCCAGACCCTGATCGATAAAGGGTACGCTTATGAGAAAAACGGTACGGTTTACTTCCGCACCCGCCAGTTTAAGGACTATGGCAAATTGTCCCACAAGAATCTGGACGATCTTCGCTCCGGCGAACGTTCTCTTTTGGTGACCGGCGAGGATGAAAAGGAAGATCCTCTGGATTTCGTACTGTGGAAACCGAAGAAAGAAGGGGAGCCCGCCTGGGAGTCACCATGGAGCGACGGCCGTCCGGGGTGGCATATTGAGTGCTCTGTTATGTCCAAGAAATATCTGGGCGACCAGATCGACATCCACGCCGGCGGCGAGGACCTGGTATTTCCTCATCATGAAAATGAGATCGCTCAGAGCGAGGCCGCTAATGGGAAAGAATTTGCCCGCTACTGGATGCACAATGCGTTTTTAAATATCGATAACCGGAAAATGAGTAAATCTCTGGGGAATTTCCGTACGGTACGGGAGATCAGCGAACAGTACGATCTGCAGGTGCTGCGGTTCTTTATGCTGAGCGCCCATTACAGAAGTCCGTTAAATTTCAGCGCAGAGCTGATGGAAGCGTCCAAAAATGGATTGGAGCGGATCGTAAACGCGGCGGAAAATCTGAAGTTCTATCTGAAGAACGCCCAGACAGAGAAGCTGACGGAAGAGGAAGAAAAAGCCTTCGCCCAGACCGATGGATTCGTGGCCGCTTTTGAAAAGGCCATGGATGATGACTTTAATACGGCGGATGCTCTGGCGGCTGTTTTCGACCTGGTGAAATTCATCAACACCAGCGCCGGTGAGAACAGTTCTAAAGCATATTTGGAGAATCTTCTTAAGCTTTTGAAAAAGCTGACGGATGTACTGGGACTGATCGTGGATAAGAAGGAAGAACTGCTGGATGAGGAGATCGAGAATCTGATCCAGGAGCGTCAGGCGGCAAGGAAAGCCAAAGATTTTGCCAAAGCCGATGCCATCCGGGATGAACTGGCGCAAAAGGGCATCATTCTGGAGGATACCAGAGAGGGTGTAAAATGGAAAAAAGCGTAG
- a CDS encoding ribonuclease III: protein MEKSVEWQFDACLREAFQLPDRQAKGYSPLVLAYIGDCIYDLIIRTIVVSQGNRQVNKLHKETSRMVQASAQSRMMEAIEPLLSEEEAGVYRRGRNSKSFSPAKNQSLKDYHRATGFEALMGYLYLNREWERMLDLVKTGLDHLEEPAR from the coding sequence ATGGAAAAAAGCGTAGAATGGCAGTTTGACGCCTGCCTGCGGGAGGCTTTCCAGCTTCCTGACAGGCAGGCGAAGGGATATTCGCCTCTGGTGCTGGCCTATATCGGGGATTGTATCTATGATCTGATCATCCGTACCATTGTGGTCAGCCAGGGGAACCGCCAGGTAAACAAACTTCACAAAGAGACCAGCCGCATGGTGCAGGCATCCGCCCAGTCCCGGATGATGGAGGCCATTGAGCCCCTGCTGTCAGAAGAAGAAGCCGGAGTCTACCGCAGAGGCCGTAATTCGAAGAGCTTTTCGCCGGCCAAGAACCAGTCTTTGAAAGATTATCACCGGGCTACCGGATTCGAGGCGCTGATGGGATATCTCTATCTGAACCGGGAATGGGAGCGTATGCTGGACTTGGTAAAGACAGGGCTTGATCATTTGGAAGAGCCGGCCAGATAG
- the rlmB gene encoding 23S rRNA (guanosine(2251)-2'-O)-methyltransferase RlmB, which yields MQKYQGEGRKERAGQEALKEENQKENRIEGRNAVLEALRADRTIDRLYVQEGCQDGPIRTILREAKKRGIQVQFADKARLARLSVTGKHQGVIADAAAYAYAQVEDMLELAQKRGEDPFLFLLDNIEDPHNLGAIIRTANLAGAHGVIIPKRRAVGLTATVAKTSAGALNYTPVARVTNLVKTMEELKEKGLWFVCADMDGESMYRLNLKGPIGLVIGNEGEGVGRLVKETCDFTAAIPMKGEIDSLNASVAAGVLAYEILRQRQQ from the coding sequence ATGCAGAAGTATCAAGGGGAAGGAAGAAAGGAAAGGGCCGGACAGGAGGCTCTTAAGGAGGAAAACCAGAAGGAAAACCGGATCGAGGGAAGAAACGCTGTGCTGGAAGCCCTGAGGGCGGACCGTACCATTGACCGGCTGTATGTGCAGGAAGGCTGCCAGGACGGGCCCATCCGCACCATTTTAAGAGAGGCAAAAAAGCGGGGAATCCAAGTGCAGTTTGCGGATAAAGCAAGACTTGCCCGGCTTTCCGTGACCGGAAAGCATCAAGGCGTGATCGCGGATGCGGCGGCCTACGCCTACGCCCAGGTGGAGGATATGCTGGAATTAGCCCAAAAACGGGGAGAAGATCCCTTCCTTTTCCTGCTGGACAATATTGAGGATCCTCATAATCTGGGGGCCATCATTCGGACGGCCAATCTGGCGGGAGCCCATGGAGTCATTATACCGAAGCGCAGAGCGGTCGGTCTGACCGCAACGGTGGCAAAGACCTCTGCCGGAGCCTTGAATTATACGCCGGTGGCCAGAGTGACTAATCTTGTCAAGACCATGGAAGAGCTGAAAGAGAAAGGACTGTGGTTTGTCTGCGCGGACATGGACGGAGAATCGATGTATCGGCTAAACCTAAAAGGCCCCATCGGTCTGGTGATCGGTAATGAGGGCGAGGGCGTAGGAAGGCTGGTGAAGGAAACCTGTGATTTTACAGCGGCGATTCCTATGAAGGGAGAGATTGATTCGCTGAACGCATCGGTGGCGGCAGGAGTCCTGGCTTATGAGATCCTGCGCCAGCGGCAGCAGTAG
- a CDS encoding sigma-70 family RNA polymerase sigma factor: protein MSAYDRMTDEQLIGKLRDGDKKIMDYIMEKYKNLVRKEANAMYLLGGENDDLIQEGMIGLFKAVQDYDPKQEASFYSFARLCIARQLYSAIEASKRKKHGPLNSYVSLYDKNDEKEALIETVEAERENNPEEILVSREYARLLESELEEQLSDLESRVLYLHLLGTDYKTIARLLDKSPKTVDNALQRIKGKTEKILEKYH, encoded by the coding sequence ATGAGTGCCTATGACCGGATGACCGACGAGCAGCTGATCGGAAAACTGCGGGACGGAGATAAAAAGATCATGGATTACATCATGGAAAAATATAAGAACCTGGTGCGCAAGGAGGCCAATGCCATGTATCTTCTGGGAGGGGAAAATGATGACCTGATCCAAGAAGGCATGATCGGCCTTTTTAAAGCGGTCCAAGACTATGATCCAAAGCAGGAAGCTTCGTTTTACAGCTTTGCCCGGCTTTGCATCGCCCGGCAGCTTTATTCCGCCATCGAGGCGTCTAAGAGAAAGAAGCACGGGCCGCTGAATTCTTATGTATCACTGTATGATAAAAATGATGAAAAGGAAGCGCTGATCGAGACGGTGGAAGCGGAGCGGGAAAATAATCCAGAAGAGATTCTGGTGAGCCGGGAATACGCCCGTCTTCTGGAGAGCGAGCTGGAGGAGCAGTTAAGCGATTTGGAAAGCAGGGTCTTGTACCTTCACCTTTTAGGCACAGATTATAAGACCATCGCCCGTCTTTTAGACAAGAGCCCTAAGACGGTGGATAACGCCCTTCAGAGAATAAAAGGAAAAACAGAGAAGATTTTGGAAAAATATCATTGA
- a CDS encoding MATE family efflux transporter, whose product MEKKNNTLMTEGSIWRKMVYFAIPLILGNLFQQLYNTVDSIIVGNFIGSEALAAVGASSSIINLLIGFCIGASAGAGVVISQFFGAQDKEGVRKAVHTTEAIAMGAGVILTIAGIILTPWILRMMGTPADVFDQAAQYLQVYFGGIVFSVIYNMSAGILNAVGNSKRSLVYLMIAAVSNIFLDLLFVVVFRMGIVGAALATDISQLLSCIFILRFLMKTDRIYQVRLRDIRLYDHLFSRIVKIGLPTGIQNIVISFSNVIVQSSVNSFGAVAMAGFAAYIKIDGFNILPVLSIGMAATTFAGQNVGAGKYDRVKRGMYVSVGMGVAYTIVTGILLLLFAPQVIRVFSSEQDVVACGVYIMKFFCPFYWMLGILQVLAGTIRGTGKTLQTMLVFLFSLCIFRVAWIGICLSISHEMFWLMAAYPASWLAGAIMILLYAWKGKWMPADYYRERIQERNQE is encoded by the coding sequence ATGGAAAAGAAAAATAATACACTCATGACAGAGGGATCCATTTGGCGGAAAATGGTGTATTTTGCCATTCCCCTGATTCTTGGGAATCTGTTTCAGCAGCTGTATAATACGGTAGACTCCATTATCGTGGGAAATTTTATCGGAAGTGAGGCCCTGGCGGCTGTAGGAGCCAGTTCTTCCATCATCAATCTTCTGATCGGATTCTGCATTGGCGCCTCCGCGGGAGCTGGCGTAGTCATTTCTCAGTTTTTCGGAGCACAGGATAAAGAGGGAGTCCGCAAAGCGGTCCATACCACAGAGGCCATTGCTATGGGGGCGGGAGTGATCCTGACGATAGCGGGGATCATCTTGACGCCCTGGATATTGCGGATGATGGGAACGCCTGCGGATGTGTTTGATCAGGCGGCCCAATATCTGCAGGTGTATTTTGGCGGAATCGTTTTTTCTGTGATTTATAATATGTCCGCCGGAATCTTGAACGCGGTGGGAAATTCCAAACGTTCCCTGGTCTATCTGATGATCGCTGCGGTATCCAATATTTTCCTGGATCTTTTGTTTGTGGTGGTGTTTCGGATGGGAATTGTGGGAGCGGCTCTGGCGACTGATATCAGCCAGCTTTTATCCTGCATTTTTATCCTGAGATTCCTGATGAAGACCGACAGGATTTATCAGGTCCGTCTTAGAGACATCCGTCTTTATGATCATTTGTTTTCCAGGATCGTAAAGATCGGCCTTCCTACGGGAATCCAGAATATCGTGATCTCCTTTTCCAACGTGATCGTCCAGTCCAGCGTCAACAGCTTTGGGGCCGTGGCCATGGCCGGATTCGCGGCTTATATCAAGATCGATGGTTTTAATATCCTTCCGGTCTTAAGTATTGGGATGGCTGCTACTACCTTTGCCGGACAGAACGTAGGCGCAGGGAAATATGACAGGGTCAAGAGAGGAATGTATGTGTCTGTAGGGATGGGAGTGGCTTATACCATTGTGACGGGGATTTTGCTGCTCTTATTCGCGCCGCAGGTGATCAGGGTCTTCTCCAGCGAACAGGATGTGGTGGCCTGCGGTGTGTATATTATGAAATTTTTCTGCCCCTTTTACTGGATGCTTGGGATCTTGCAGGTGCTTGCCGGAACGATCCGGGGAACTGGAAAGACCTTGCAGACCATGCTGGTATTCCTGTTTTCTCTTTGTATCTTCCGGGTGGCATGGATTGGGATATGCTTATCCATTTCCCATGAAATGTTCTGGCTGATGGCGGCGTATCCGGCATCCTGGCTGGCGGGAGCGATAATGATCCTTTTGTATGCCTGGAAAGGGAAGTGGATGCCTGCTGATTATTACAGGGAACGCATACAGGAAAGGAATCAGGAATAA